A stretch of Corallococcus silvisoli DNA encodes these proteins:
- a CDS encoding ribonuclease HI family protein: MPPPSLVDLLRHIAREEPLTATVRAFRGLTREHLGQLLDEAADQLGGAPREPVPVSATEQAVALQSEAPGVEVVVPAAGGSLTRVRVYSDGAARGNPGPAGAGAVLMDTHGAVVARLGKFLGTQTNNYAEYMGLLIGLQHAKSLGAREVEVFADSELLIRQLGGRYQVKSPTLKPLFLEAQKLLAGFGKVKLAHVPRAQNAEADEMSNRAIDERM, translated from the coding sequence ATGCCGCCCCCCTCGCTCGTCGACCTCCTCCGTCACATCGCCCGTGAGGAGCCGTTGACGGCGACGGTGCGAGCCTTTCGCGGGCTCACCCGGGAGCACCTGGGCCAGCTGCTGGACGAGGCCGCCGACCAGCTGGGCGGCGCTCCGCGAGAGCCCGTGCCGGTGTCCGCCACCGAACAGGCCGTCGCGCTGCAGTCGGAGGCCCCCGGTGTCGAGGTCGTGGTGCCCGCCGCGGGGGGCTCGCTGACCCGTGTCCGCGTCTATTCGGACGGGGCCGCGCGCGGCAACCCGGGCCCCGCGGGCGCGGGCGCGGTGCTGATGGACACGCACGGCGCGGTGGTGGCGCGCCTGGGCAAGTTCCTGGGCACCCAGACGAACAACTACGCCGAGTACATGGGCCTGCTCATCGGCCTCCAGCACGCGAAGAGCCTGGGCGCGCGCGAGGTGGAGGTGTTCGCCGACAGCGAGCTGCTCATCCGGCAGTTGGGCGGGCGCTACCAGGTGAAGAGCCCCACCCTGAAGCCCCTGTTCCTGGAAGCCCAGAAGCTGCTCGCCGGCTTCGGCAAGGTGAAGCTCGCCCACGTCCCCCGCGCGCAGAACGCGGAAGCGGATGAGATGAGCAACCGCGCCATCGACGAGCGGATGTAG
- a CDS encoding zinc ribbon domain-containing protein, with the protein MREKLKALAELQKVDLEVASLRKAADVHPRQISELERELGGARNGIEAERTRVADLEKQKALLEQNITDEKDKVKKWEARLSDQRSTREYSALAREIDIAKKGILTQSEALTEKVKELGGARDAIKGKEADYATKQQGLSARMTELRGKLGESESQVKELEGRRAEVAANVDATLLRRYEVIRKKKLPAMVGVVAGTCQGCNMNLPPQMYNMLRTTLGTDVCPSCNRIIFAIEALQEKPKDSAEK; encoded by the coding sequence TTGCGGGAGAAACTGAAGGCCCTGGCGGAGCTGCAGAAGGTTGACCTCGAGGTCGCCTCGCTCCGGAAGGCGGCGGACGTGCATCCCCGCCAGATTTCCGAGCTGGAGCGGGAGCTGGGCGGCGCACGCAATGGCATCGAAGCCGAGCGGACACGCGTGGCCGACCTGGAGAAGCAGAAGGCCCTGCTCGAGCAGAACATCACGGACGAGAAGGACAAGGTGAAGAAGTGGGAAGCGCGCCTGTCCGACCAGCGCTCCACGCGTGAGTACTCGGCGCTCGCTCGCGAAATCGACATCGCGAAGAAGGGCATCCTCACCCAGTCCGAGGCGCTCACGGAGAAGGTGAAGGAGCTGGGCGGCGCACGCGACGCCATCAAGGGCAAGGAGGCGGACTACGCCACCAAGCAGCAGGGCCTGTCGGCCCGGATGACGGAGCTGCGCGGGAAGCTGGGCGAGTCCGAGTCCCAGGTGAAGGAGCTGGAGGGGCGCCGCGCGGAAGTCGCCGCGAACGTGGACGCCACCCTGCTCCGTCGCTACGAGGTCATCCGCAAGAAGAAGCTGCCCGCGATGGTGGGCGTGGTGGCGGGGACCTGCCAGGGCTGCAACATGAACCTGCCCCCGCAGATGTACAACATGCTGCGCACCACGCTGGGCACCGACGTGTGCCCCTCGTGCAACCGCATCATCTTCGCCATTGAAGCGCTGCAGGAGAAGCCGAAGGACTCCGCCGAGAAGTAG
- a CDS encoding cupredoxin domain-containing protein has translation MKWGEIEGRVLLTGTPPPPPSAPTSATVASVCGDQALDRSLVVGAQGALAFAVVSLQDGAALPEPETPAPPPVLDQKQCHYEPPALAAKAGGELLLRNSDPLVHNVRAQAGTNRSVFNVAMPLEGMTLRRPLPAEPGTVQVRCDVHPWMHAVVRTFNHPYFVATTPDGRFRLRVPEGAHTLTFWHARLPEASRPVTVRAGETVQLEQTWDVGALLQEGPGK, from the coding sequence GTGAAGTGGGGTGAAATCGAGGGCCGGGTCCTGCTGACGGGGACTCCACCCCCACCCCCCAGCGCGCCGACCTCCGCCACCGTCGCCAGCGTCTGCGGCGACCAGGCGCTGGACCGCTCGCTCGTGGTGGGCGCGCAGGGCGCCCTGGCCTTCGCCGTCGTCTCGCTCCAGGACGGCGCCGCGCTGCCCGAGCCGGAGACGCCCGCGCCCCCGCCCGTGCTGGACCAGAAGCAGTGCCACTACGAGCCCCCGGCCCTCGCGGCGAAGGCCGGCGGCGAGCTGCTGCTGCGCAACTCCGACCCGCTGGTGCACAACGTCCGCGCCCAGGCGGGGACGAACCGCTCCGTCTTCAACGTGGCCATGCCCCTGGAGGGGATGACGCTGCGCCGCCCCCTGCCCGCCGAACCCGGCACCGTCCAGGTCCGCTGCGACGTCCACCCTTGGATGCACGCGGTGGTGCGCACCTTCAACCACCCCTATTTCGTCGCCACCACCCCGGACGGCCGCTTCCGGCTCCGCGTCCCCGAAGGCGCGCACACCCTCACCTTCTGGCACGCGCGGCTTCCGGAAGCCTCCCGCCCGGTCACGGTCCGCGCGGGGGAGACCGTCCAGCTCGAGCAGACCTGGGACGTGGGTGCCCTGCTTCAGGAGGGCCCGGGGAAGTAG
- a CDS encoding TIGR02300 family protein: MPAKDLGTKHSCFKCGTKFYDMKKPDPICPKCGADQRENVVAKPAEGRRGRLAAAPKVIEPAEPEETPASEDDEENLDSFGDDEDAEAGAEPAEDDDI, translated from the coding sequence ATGCCGGCGAAGGATCTCGGGACCAAGCACTCGTGCTTCAAGTGCGGGACGAAGTTCTACGACATGAAGAAGCCGGACCCCATCTGCCCCAAGTGCGGGGCGGATCAGCGGGAGAACGTGGTCGCCAAGCCCGCCGAGGGCCGCCGTGGCCGTCTGGCGGCCGCGCCGAAGGTCATTGAACCGGCCGAGCCCGAGGAGACGCCCGCCTCCGAGGATGACGAGGAGAACCTCGACTCCTTCGGGGATGATGAGGACGCCGAGGCGGGCGCCGAGCCCGCCGAGGACGACGACATCTAG